Proteins found in one Synergistes jonesii genomic segment:
- a CDS encoding EamA family transporter, translated as MWAVYALFSALFAAFTSILAKIGLEGVDSNLATALRTVVVVVMAWVVVFVSGAGCGVGCISGKSWLFLVLSGLATGASWLFYFRALQMGEASKVIPIDKSSVVIGMLLAFVVLHETLSLKTLIGGALITIGTFVLIL; from the coding sequence ATGTGGGCCGTTTACGCTCTTTTTTCGGCGCTATTCGCCGCTTTTACTTCCATCCTCGCGAAAATAGGCCTCGAGGGGGTCGACTCGAATCTGGCGACCGCGCTGCGGACTGTCGTCGTCGTGGTGATGGCGTGGGTCGTCGTCTTCGTCAGCGGAGCCGGCTGCGGCGTCGGCTGCATAAGCGGGAAAAGCTGGCTGTTTTTAGTGCTCTCCGGCCTCGCGACGGGCGCGTCGTGGCTCTTTTACTTCCGTGCATTGCAGATGGGCGAGGCCTCGAAGGTCATACCGATAGACAAGTCCAGCGTCGTCATCGGCATGCTGCTCGCCTTCGTCGTCCTGCACGAAACGCTGTCGCTCAAGACGCTGATCGGCGGCGCCCTTATCACGATCGGCACATTCGTGCTGATTTTATGA